Genomic DNA from Gimesia aquarii:
TTGAACAGGACTTTTACGTAGAGCTGGTACGTCTGGCCCGAAAATACTCGTTCATGGTCATCAGTGATTTTGCCTACGCAGATATCTGCTTTGATGGTTACAAGGCTCCCAGCTTTCTGGCGACTCCCGGTGCCACAGAAGTCGGCGTGGAATTCACTACCATGAGCAAAGGCTATAGTATGGCTGGTTGGCGAATTGGATTTTGCTCTGGCAACTCAGAGATGGTACGCGCCCTCTCTACGATCAAAGGATACTATGATTATGGTTTGTTTCAGCCGGTTCAGATTGCTGCGATCGTAGCCATGCGGCACTGTGACGCTGCTGTTGATAGTATCGCTGCAGAATACCAGCAAAGGCGAGATGCATTCTGTGGTGGCCTGGAACGTTTGGGTTGGGAGATCGAACGCCCCAAGGCGGGCATGTTTGTCTGGGCTAAAATCCCCGAACCCTGGTCAGAAATGGGATCCATTGATTTTGCGATGAAACTTCTCGATGAAGGTGGTGTTGCCGTCAGTCCTGGTCGAGGGTTTGGTGAAGACGGTGAAGGCTACCTGAGAATGGCCATCGTCGAAAACTCACAACGTCTCAGACAAGCGGTCAAGCAAATCGGCAAATGCCTAAAATCTGAAGAAATCTCGGCTGAATAGAGTATTTCATACATTTTGTGATGCTGTGAAAGTTTTGGTCAGGAGTTCTGGGGTTTACGTTGATCATCGATCAACTTCATAAAACCCTGAATTTGGTTGTCGGCCAACTTAACACTCCCGACTTCTGCTCCGATCCGAATACCTGTTCGTTGCATCGGTTGTTGTCGTTCAAAAATTTTATTACCTGTGATGATAAGATCCGACGTTTTGCCGGTAATATCAATGCCTACACCATCGTTGGCAACGGTGTTGACAATCTCATTGTCAATTACAGTATTGCGATTCGCCCAGAAGTTTTTCCCTCGTGCATCGTTCCGAAACAAGATACCTACTTTTCCACTATTGGTGATTTTGTTTTTTCGCATCATGTTGTCCGTATCATTATGGCCAATCGAAATACTATAGTTATTTCCATTGAGCTGATTGTTTTCAGCCAGACCATACTTCACCCCCCAACACCAGAATAGGCCGATGTTGTTATTATCCAAACGGTTATTCAGGATCAAAGGTCGCTGAGAACCAGAGCCAGGATGTACGCCAAGGTCAGCATTGTCATGACTGTGACAATGTTCGACTTTCACATCATGACAAATCTGAAAGCTGATTCCATCACCGTTGTAGTTACGTGTGGTAACATTACGAATCGTGTAGTTGTTGCAATCCTGCAGAAAGATACAACCACCATAATTACCATTCAGATTCGTGTTATTTTTCCGATTTCCATCTAGCGTTAGATTCTCAATCAATACATTTTTTGTATATTCACTGGTCAACAGTGGGAAGAGAGACGAGACTGTGGGCTTTCCCGAAAGCCAGAGATTTTTACGAAGACCATCATTCAGCTTAAATCGATTTCCTGATCGCGCGACGAGTGTGCGTTTAATCGTATCCTGACTACCAGTACTCGGATTTTTTGTGACTAGCACTACCCCATCACCAACCTGAAATCCGGCTGCTTTCTTAAGTGTTATCTCCTGATCGTACCAGTCGGAATCTTCAGATAAAGCCACCGTTTCGGAAGCGATTTTGGTAATGATTGTTTCAGGACCACTACCTTGTAAACGAATTCCAGAAGGAAGGTGTAGTGCATTACGCAAGGTGAACGTTCCTGGCAAAACTTGAACGGTACCCCCTCCCTTGCGGGCGATGTAGTCGATAGCAGCCTGTAACACTTTATCAGTACTGCCGACAATATCTCCTGTTTTGGGTCCGACAGTAATCGAGAGTCGTTCTTCCCAGTCTGGTTCGAACCGCCCATCACCATCAGTGGCACGAGGTTTTCGAACAACAGGAGACATTCCTGCGAGACTCTGATTTGTGACAAGAGATCCAATCCCAGTGACTAATGCGGCTCCCAAAAATTGTCGACGGGAGAGTGATGATAAATGCATCGTTTGACTCCGATAGATATTTGCGTCTCGATTAATTTAACTATCTTTAAATATAAGTCTCCTAAAATATTGCCGGTAATTCAAGCGAATTTTCGAGGAGTCATTTAAAGATGGCTTTATTCTGCCAGAATAAAGCATATTCCTACCATGGGTTGGGAACTTCTATTTCTCATAAAGTACCGACAGCGGAACAAAAGTGATTTGTGATTCAGCTAACCCATTGTTTCTGGTACGATCGCCTGCACAGTGTCCCAATAGCACACCATCTTTGGTGAATTCGATCGCGGTATAACAATACCAGCCATTCGGGTTTGTTTCGACATTCTGAGTATGCTGCCAGGTTTTACCTTCATCTTTCGAAACAGCGATGGTTAAAGGTGTCCGTTTACCACGCAATTGAGGACTAATTCCTTCGTGATTATTCCAAACCAACAATAAGTCGCCAGTCGCAGGAATGCGTTCAATCGAGGCGGGCGAAACAGGGGCAATCATATTGGATGGCTTGAGTTCAGAAAATGATTTTCCTCCATTGTTGGAATAGGCGACATACTGACTACCACCATTAGTACGACAGAACCCCATCAACCGCCCGTCTTTTAATTCCACAACTCCAGGTTCCTGCATATACGGCTGTTTTTTCCCAGCTTGCTTTTGCACAACAACCTCTTCACCGCGCTGCCAGGTTTTCCCATTGTCATCTGAATAATAACAGAGAAAACGACCATTGAAATTAAAACGATCTGAACCAGGTTGATTCCGATGTAAAGCCAGAGGAATTACAAGACGTCCGTTATTCATTTGAATAACCCGGTCGTTATTCAAGACATAATAGCCAATATGTTTTGGGGGAATGATCTCAACAGGTTCACTCCAACTAATGCCTTCATCTTTACTGATGCGCATCACCGGAAGTAAGTCCTGCAGTGAGTTTTTACGAGTATAAAACAAGGCAATCTCTCCCGACTGCAAACGGAGTAAAGAGACTGACATAATATTCTGATTACCATCATTCTCGATGATTGTCTGATCTTTTTGAGACCATGTTTTTCCCCCATCCATTGAATAGCGTCCTGCAAGATAAGCGGAGGAATGATCGGCTGCGCCCCCGGTAAAGTGTGTGTAAACAAAAAGAAGGCGTCCGTCCTTGATTGTGATAAAGTCACCTTCACTATTGCGGGGGTTATTAGCTGTTGGAGGTAATTGTAATACTCGTTCTATTTTTCCAGAGTCTTGAGCACCAGTCTTACGTGCTTCACCAGCTACAAGGCATGCACATTGGATTGAAACCATTGTTGCAAAGAGCAAAAACAAATATTTCCAATTTATCAATGAATACATTTTTTTGATCTCCGGCTTTCATAACAAAACAGCAATTTTCGGCAGCAAATCTGATTGCGGCTATTGCAGCATTCTCCCTCAGAACCATCTTGGGAGCTCAAATCTATTGAACTGAAAGCAGTACGCTTCTACAAGCCGACCAACGGGGGTTTCTGTGTTTTGATTCGATCTGCTACAGGAAATTGAAGCCCAATAAACTTTAAGTACTTCAGCGCAATGATGGGTTTCTGAATTGAGATCAAAAACCGTGCCAGTATCGATGCTGGTGTACCAAGGATAAATGTAATAAATCGCTGGAGATCTTGCTTCAAAAACATTCTGATCACAGCGGGTATTCCTTCAGAATCTGTTTATTTCAGATAGGTTTAGTGAATCGAAAACTGAACCGAAACTAGCTGCATGAAATCACCAAGATCATAGGGGAACCTATTTATTAGCAGCCCTAATTTAGGATTATTTTTATTTTCATTCGAATTTATTTGACAATTTAACATTCTTCTTTATAAACTCAATCATTAATCATTAGTGCATTAATGAACTCAAAGTCATTAATAAATCTACCTATCCATATCGCATTAATGATCAGCAATTCGATCAATCTAACTAAATTCTAAACAGTTTTTAAATACATATTCGACACTTCTAGACGTTACTTCAAAATCAGTTCTAACAAACAACTCCTTTGAGTTTAAGAATATTTGCGTGCTTTTTTCTGCAGAAATATTTTATTCATACTCATTTTATTTTTTCATTTAAGGAGATGTAACATGAACCTGAAACGTTCGCAGAGGCAAGGCTTTACACTGATTGAATTGCTGGTGGTGATCGCCATCATTGCCATCCTCATCGCATTGCTGTTACCAGCAGTACAACAAGCACGAGAAGCTGCCCGCCGTAGTACGTGCAAAAACAATTTGAAACAGATTGGGCTTGCATTACACAACTACCATGAGACTCATCGTGTCTTTCCCATCGGTGCCAATAATATTGGCAGTGGAAACTTCCAAGATGTCTCTGTCGAGCCAACTCTTGCTTTAAATCACACGGCTTGGCTGATGTTATTGCCTTTTATGGATCAGGCACCACTTTACAATCAGCTTAATCTCAACATCGCCACCAACGGTCATTTCGGTGCCCCATCTTCCACGGTCTCCAACTCAATTACCGGTGTCGTAGGTGGATGGCCTAACGCTAATAGTGCTCTGGTCCAGACAATTCTGCCAGTTCTACTCTGCCCTTCTGATGATGGCGAGACGATTGAAGTCAGAACCGACGCTGCAAACTATATTGCCAACCATGCCCGAACGAACTATCTGTTTTGCGCGGGTGGACATGGTAACGGATGGTCCGGAGGGAGAATCTGGTCTATCTATCAAACGAGCGCCAGTAACTTAGCTGACGGGCGCACTGGCATTCGTTATCGGGGCATGTTTGGTTTCAATGGCGCTGCCAAAATCAAAGATGTCAAAGATGGAATGAGCACTACAATCGCTGTCTGCGAAGGAGCTATCAATGGTCGTACCAATGATGCTTATACTCCTATCTGGGCAGGCTATCGTCGTTATGGAACATTCGCTGTCAACCACCCCAATATTGATGCCAACCACATTAATAATGCACGCTACCACATCAATGGGCCGCTACATGTGCCAGGCATGACATCTTCTGGTGCAACCGCCGATAGAAGGCATCATGTAGGAGTTGCTTCCAGCGTTCATGAAGGGGGTATCCATGTTTTACTGGGAGATGGATCTGTCCGTTTTCTGAGCGAAAATATGGACAAAAACACTTATGCCTTACTGACGCGCATCAACGACAGTCAGGTATTAGGTGAGTATTAATTAAGTATTACACACTCCCCACAAATAGAGCACGTCTGAGTTTCAATTCGAATACTCAGACGTACCTTTTTACTTCTGTAAAGCGTAAAGGAGGTGATTGTGGAACAGTCCCCAAAAATGGTGTTATTACTCTTGAGCATGGTTTTGGCGTTAGCGATTTTGGGGTACTTTGGAAACTCGTAAGAGTCTTCAGTAAATAATGAAACCCCTCTACAAGTAGGAAACGAAGATGACCTAGCTCTTCCACCTGAATAAAAAAAGCCAGTTCGATCTCACGATGAATTGGCATTTCTCTTTTACTTGTTTTTAACAGGGAATTTTGTCTATTACTTCTACTTCATTCATTTTTTTCGAAAGAGATTTAACATGAGTCGAAAGCGTTCACAAAAACATGGTTTTACATTGATTGAATTACTGGTGGTGATCGCCATCATTGCCATCCTCATCGCATTGCTGTTACCAGCAGTACAACAAGCACGAGAAGCTGCTCGTCGTAGTACGTGTAAAAATAATTTGAAACAAGTTGGTCTGGCACTCCATAATTATCACGAGACTCACCGTGTCTTTCCCATCGGTGCCAATAATATTGGCAGTGGAAACTTTCAAGATGTCTCTGTCGAGCCAACTCTTGCTTTGAATCACACGGCTTGGCTGATGTTGTTGCCTTTTATGGATCAGGCACCACTTTACAATCAGCTTAATCTCAACATCGCTACAAATGGTCATTTTGGGCCACCTTCTGGCTCAGTTTCCAATTCGATCACTGGAGTCGTAGGTGGATGGCCCAATGCGAATAGCCCTCTGGTACAAACGATTCTCCCTGTTCTGCTCTGCCCATCCGATGATGGTGAAACGATTGAAGTCGTCAATGGTAGTGTTGATAACTATATCGCTAATCATGCCAGAACCAATTATCTCTTCTGTGCTGGGGGGCATGGTGTTGGATGGACCGGGGGGAGAATTTGGTCTATCTATCAAACTAGTGCCAGTAATTTAGCTGATGGCCGCACTGGGATTCGATATCGAGGCATGTTTGGTTTTAATGGTGCCGCTAAGATCAAGGATGTCAAAGATGGAATGAGTAATACGATTGCCGTCTGCGAAGGCGCCATCAATGGTCGTACCAGTGATTC
This window encodes:
- a CDS encoding aminotransferase class I/II-fold pyridoxal phosphate-dependent enzyme, which encodes MRGESEVPFSDDGFKIPVAERVKRLPPYLFGKINKLKYEKRVAGIDVIDLGMGNPTDPPDPLIVEKMTEAVSDPRNHRYSVANGIANLRKEVTARYWKRYGVRLDPDSEVVTCIGSKEGFSHLCLALMGPGDTAIVPSPSFPVHVYAVMLAAGNVIELDCREPDQFLSNIAYTCEHLYPKPRVVVVNFPHNPSATVIEQDFYVELVRLARKYSFMVISDFAYADICFDGYKAPSFLATPGATEVGVEFTTMSKGYSMAGWRIGFCSGNSEMVRALSTIKGYYDYGLFQPVQIAAIVAMRHCDAAVDSIAAEYQQRRDAFCGGLERLGWEIERPKAGMFVWAKIPEPWSEMGSIDFAMKLLDEGGVAVSPGRGFGEDGEGYLRMAIVENSQRLRQAVKQIGKCLKSEEISAE
- a CDS encoding right-handed parallel beta-helix repeat-containing protein; translation: MHLSSLSRRQFLGAALVTGIGSLVTNQSLAGMSPVVRKPRATDGDGRFEPDWEERLSITVGPKTGDIVGSTDKVLQAAIDYIARKGGGTVQVLPGTFTLRNALHLPSGIRLQGSGPETIITKIASETVALSEDSDWYDQEITLKKAAGFQVGDGVVLVTKNPSTGSQDTIKRTLVARSGNRFKLNDGLRKNLWLSGKPTVSSLFPLLTSEYTKNVLIENLTLDGNRKNNTNLNGNYGGCIFLQDCNNYTIRNVTTRNYNGDGISFQICHDVKVEHCHSHDNADLGVHPGSGSQRPLILNNRLDNNNIGLFWCWGVKYGLAENNQLNGNNYSISIGHNDTDNMMRKNKITNSGKVGILFRNDARGKNFWANRNTVIDNEIVNTVANDGVGIDITGKTSDLIITGNKIFERQQPMQRTGIRIGAEVGSVKLADNQIQGFMKLIDDQRKPQNS
- a CDS encoding sialidase family protein, which encodes MYSLINWKYLFLLFATMVSIQCACLVAGEARKTGAQDSGKIERVLQLPPTANNPRNSEGDFITIKDGRLLFVYTHFTGGAADHSSAYLAGRYSMDGGKTWSQKDQTIIENDGNQNIMSVSLLRLQSGEIALFYTRKNSLQDLLPVMRISKDEGISWSEPVEIIPPKHIGYYVLNNDRVIQMNNGRLVIPLALHRNQPGSDRFNFNGRFLCYYSDDNGKTWQRGEEVVVQKQAGKKQPYMQEPGVVELKDGRLMGFCRTNGGSQYVAYSNNGGKSFSELKPSNMIAPVSPASIERIPATGDLLLVWNNHEGISPQLRGKRTPLTIAVSKDEGKTWQHTQNVETNPNGWYCYTAIEFTKDGVLLGHCAGDRTRNNGLAESQITFVPLSVLYEK
- a CDS encoding DUF1559 domain-containing protein encodes the protein MNLKRSQRQGFTLIELLVVIAIIAILIALLLPAVQQAREAARRSTCKNNLKQIGLALHNYHETHRVFPIGANNIGSGNFQDVSVEPTLALNHTAWLMLLPFMDQAPLYNQLNLNIATNGHFGAPSSTVSNSITGVVGGWPNANSALVQTILPVLLCPSDDGETIEVRTDAANYIANHARTNYLFCAGGHGNGWSGGRIWSIYQTSASNLADGRTGIRYRGMFGFNGAAKIKDVKDGMSTTIAVCEGAINGRTNDAYTPIWAGYRRYGTFAVNHPNIDANHINNARYHINGPLHVPGMTSSGATADRRHHVGVASSVHEGGIHVLLGDGSVRFLSENMDKNTYALLTRINDSQVLGEY
- a CDS encoding DUF1559 domain-containing protein; amino-acid sequence: MSRKRSQKHGFTLIELLVVIAIIAILIALLLPAVQQAREAARRSTCKNNLKQVGLALHNYHETHRVFPIGANNIGSGNFQDVSVEPTLALNHTAWLMLLPFMDQAPLYNQLNLNIATNGHFGPPSGSVSNSITGVVGGWPNANSPLVQTILPVLLCPSDDGETIEVVNGSVDNYIANHARTNYLFCAGGHGVGWTGGRIWSIYQTSASNLADGRTGIRYRGMFGFNGAAKIKDVKDGMSNTIAVCEGAINGRTSDSYTPIWGGYRRYGTFAVNHPNIDANHINNARYHINGAVHVPGMTSSGATADNRHHVTVASSVHEGGIHVLLGDGSVRFLSENMDKNTYALLTRINDGQVLGEY